The DNA region GTGCACGCCTACGACGAGGGGACGCCGCTGGAGGAGACGCTCCAGGCGCTCGACATCGCGGTCGGCTCGGGGCGGGCCCGGTACGTGGGCGTGTCCAACTTTTGCGGCTGGCAGCTGGCCAAGGCGGCGGCCTGGCAGCTGGCGGCGCCGGGACGCACCCCGCTGGCCAGCACGCAGATGGAGTACTCGCTGCTGCAGCGCGGCGTGGAGCGGGAGGTGCTGCCGGCCGCGGCCGATCTGGGGGTGGGGCTGCTGCCGTCGTCGCCGCTGGGGCGGGGGGTGCTGACCGGCAAGTACCGGCACGGCACGCCGCCGGAGTCGCGCGGCGGCTCGCAGGACATGGCGGCGTTCGTGGCGCCGTACCTGGACGAGACCGCGCGGCTCATCGTGGACGCGCTGGCCATAGCGGCGGACGGGCTGGCGGTGCAGCCGCTGCACGTCGCGCTGGCGTGGGTGCGGGACCGGCCGGGGGTGGCCGCGCCGATCCTCGGCGCGCGCAACGCCGCGCAGCTCACGGCGGCGTTGTCGGTGGAGGCGCTTACGCTGCCGGAAGAGATCAACCTGGCGCTCGACGACGTGTCGGCGCCGCTGCACCGCTACCCGGACCACGACTGGAGCACGCTCTGAGTCCACGCCGGGCCCGTCCCCGGCGCCCGGTCCGCGCCGGGCCGCGGTGGGTCCGGCGTGCACTCCCCCGGGCCTGCTCCGGCCCGGTCCCGCGGCCCAGGACCCGCACCACGGAAGGCTTGTCGCTGTGACCCCCGAACCCACCCGCCCCGACCTCGGCGCCCTCACGGCGGC from Actinacidiphila sp. DG2A-62 includes:
- a CDS encoding aldo/keto reductase; amino-acid sequence: MEQRHLGRTGLRVSRFGLGTLTWGRDTGERDAADQLKAFWEAGGTLVDTADVYSDGGAEYLLGRLVEDLVPRSDLVIATKAGSVPDPDRRFDCSRGHLLSALDASLQRLGTDYVDLWQVHAYDEGTPLEETLQALDIAVGSGRARYVGVSNFCGWQLAKAAAWQLAAPGRTPLASTQMEYSLLQRGVEREVLPAAADLGVGLLPSSPLGRGVLTGKYRHGTPPESRGGSQDMAAFVAPYLDETARLIVDALAIAADGLAVQPLHVALAWVRDRPGVAAPILGARNAAQLTAALSVEALTLPEEINLALDDVSAPLHRYPDHDWSTL